One window of Bacteroides sp. AN502(2024) genomic DNA carries:
- a CDS encoding DUF3098 domain-containing protein: MSDKQKFAFDKVNFILLAIGMAIVIIGFILMTGPTSSETSFEPDIFSVRRIKVAPVVCLFGFLSMIYAVLRRPKTQKTGE, translated from the coding sequence ATGTCTGACAAGCAGAAATTTGCCTTTGATAAAGTGAACTTTATCTTGCTCGCGATAGGGATGGCGATTGTTATTATCGGTTTTATATTGATGACGGGACCTACATCGTCCGAAACCTCTTTTGAACCTGATATTTTCAGTGTGCGTAGAATCAAGGTAGCGCCGGTCGTTTGCCTGTTTGGCTTCTTATCTATGATTTATGCCGTATTGCGAAGACCTAAAACACAAAAAACAGGAGAATAA